In a genomic window of Methanosarcina horonobensis HB-1 = JCM 15518:
- the larC gene encoding nickel insertion protein, whose translation MTNIDNITCDQVPYLIEELMKLGAKNVHVIPAITKKGRPEYIFLIDCEEENLDSLAEFMALETGTLGVRLLKTEHYPFDCELRKLCLSFRDENDLPLWEGEIDIKIVIGKEQKPLSARVEYEELKDLASRVKEAGLKLSMYEIKELIEERALKGIKDFTVNFNDCGPGLDNEPLSPVSKKLYCKDKTKTCFGN comes from the coding sequence ATGACTAACATTGACAATATCACCTGCGACCAGGTTCCTTACCTGATAGAAGAACTGATGAAACTCGGAGCTAAAAACGTGCACGTAATACCAGCCATTACCAAGAAAGGCAGACCTGAGTATATTTTTCTTATTGATTGTGAGGAAGAAAATCTTGATTCTCTTGCCGAGTTCATGGCTCTGGAAACCGGTACTCTCGGAGTCAGGCTTTTGAAGACCGAGCATTATCCCTTTGACTGCGAGCTGAGGAAGCTTTGCCTTTCTTTCAGGGACGAAAATGACCTGCCTCTCTGGGAAGGGGAAATTGACATAAAAATAGTTATAGGAAAAGAGCAAAAGCCCCTTTCTGCCCGGGTGGAGTACGAAGAACTTAAGGACCTGGCAAGCAGGGTAAAGGAAGCGGGTCTGAAGCTTTCCATGTACGAAATTAAGGAATTAATTGAAGAAAGAGCTCTTAAAGGCATAAAGGACTTTACTGTCAATTTCAATGACTGTGGTCCTGGACTGGATAATGAACCTTTGTCCCCTGTTTCGAAAAAACTGTACTGTAAGGATAAGACGAAAACCTGCTTCGGGAATTAA
- a CDS encoding helix-turn-helix transcriptional regulator has translation MNSSLLELIFFSEKRKDLLLFLNEGPKTIKEINMYLDASAVAVLPQLKKLREDSLVSKTGDIYSLLPLGIAVASRLQAMAGLLNVFGSSYEFWANHAVECIPASLRSRIEDLDNCTLSEPPDRTRLFEPHREFVERLAISKRINGISSIFHPLYPSLFLSFAKNGADISILVTRSVYERLKEEYQTEVREFLKLPNSCLYVCDEKIEFSHVITDSFLSLSLPFSDGTYDHKQDILCFTPTALQWGEDLFAYYRNRSEKVTEI, from the coding sequence ATGAACAGCTCGCTTCTCGAATTAATTTTTTTCTCTGAGAAAAGGAAAGATCTCCTTTTATTTTTAAATGAGGGGCCAAAAACGATTAAAGAAATAAATATGTATCTGGATGCCAGTGCTGTAGCTGTTCTCCCTCAACTAAAAAAACTAAGGGAGGATTCTCTGGTATCCAAGACCGGCGACATTTACAGTCTATTACCTCTTGGCATAGCAGTAGCCAGCAGACTGCAGGCAATGGCAGGTTTACTAAATGTTTTTGGTAGCAGTTATGAGTTCTGGGCAAACCATGCAGTTGAGTGCATACCCGCTTCTTTAAGGAGCAGGATTGAAGATCTGGACAACTGTACACTCTCCGAACCTCCTGACAGAACACGTCTCTTTGAACCACACAGGGAATTTGTGGAAAGACTTGCAATATCTAAAAGGATAAATGGCATTTCCTCCATTTTTCATCCTCTTTACCCTTCTCTTTTTCTTTCTTTTGCAAAAAATGGGGCGGACATTTCCATTCTTGTAACCCGTTCGGTTTATGAGAGGTTAAAAGAGGAATATCAAACTGAAGTAAGAGAATTTCTAAAGCTTCCGAATTCATGTTTATACGTATGTGACGAAAAAATAGAATTTTCTCATGTTATCACTGATAGTTTTCTCTCTTTAAGTCTTCCCTTTTCTGACGGTACCTATGACCATAAACAGGATATCCTGTGTTTCACTCCTACTGCCCTTCAATGGGGAGAAGACCTTTTTGCTTACTACAGGAATAGATCAGAAAAAGTAACTGAGATCTGA
- a CDS encoding ABC transporter permease has translation MFDLIIRNITNRKVRSVLTICGIALGIFAVIVMGAMSENFHQTFERSMSVTSDKIRVFAESGVFGGGLTDDKVSDVLRVAGVKDAYGLLMTTFDEDKMGMTGKQILGVPPEKSGVALNPVELKAGRFLNSGDSYSVVVGNNIKREYNLEVGSKFEIHDKYFTVVGILDYTGSIFDNAVIIPLETAQDLYSVGNSVSYIFAVPDERVDAEMLSKRIELSVKGTSTLSPGELEVQAKQSFMIFSVITISSGLLAAIIGGLCVMNTMLMSVAERTREFGILKAIGAETRDILLLTLGEASFMGLLGGILGITVGVGAVQIMNAWLETTRIVLFLITPRLLTIAMIFALLIGALSGLYPAYRASKMSPMEALKHA, from the coding sequence ATGTTTGACCTCATCATTCGAAACATAACGAACAGGAAAGTTCGGAGCGTACTGACAATCTGCGGGATAGCCCTCGGGATTTTTGCAGTTATAGTTATGGGCGCCATGTCTGAAAATTTCCATCAGACATTTGAACGTTCCATGAGTGTGACAAGTGACAAGATTCGGGTCTTTGCCGAAAGCGGAGTCTTTGGAGGGGGGCTCACGGACGATAAAGTAAGTGATGTCCTGCGGGTAGCCGGGGTAAAAGATGCCTACGGGCTTTTGATGACCACCTTTGATGAGGATAAGATGGGCATGACAGGAAAACAGATCCTTGGTGTCCCTCCTGAAAAATCCGGTGTCGCCCTTAACCCGGTAGAGCTGAAAGCAGGCCGCTTTCTTAACTCCGGAGACTCATACAGCGTGGTAGTCGGAAACAACATCAAGAGAGAATACAATCTTGAGGTTGGCAGCAAGTTTGAGATCCATGACAAATACTTCACTGTTGTCGGAATCCTTGATTATACCGGATCTATCTTTGACAATGCAGTGATCATTCCTCTTGAGACTGCCCAGGACCTTTATAGTGTAGGAAATTCGGTTTCCTATATTTTTGCCGTGCCTGATGAGCGGGTGGATGCGGAAATGCTCTCCAAGAGGATCGAGTTAAGTGTAAAAGGCACAAGCACCCTTTCTCCGGGAGAACTTGAGGTGCAGGCAAAGCAGTCCTTTATGATCTTCAGCGTAATAACCATCAGTTCCGGGCTTCTTGCAGCAATTATAGGCGGGCTTTGTGTGATGAATACGATGCTCATGTCCGTTGCTGAGAGGACAAGAGAGTTTGGAATTTTAAAAGCCATAGGCGCAGAAACTCGGGATATCCTCCTCCTGACGCTCGGAGAGGCTTCATTCATGGGACTTTTAGGGGGGATTCTGGGAATTACAGTTGGTGTCGGAGCTGTCCAGATTATGAACGCCTGGCTTGAAACGACAAGGATAGTGCTTTTCCTGATAACTCCAAGGCTCCTCACAATTGCCATGATTTTTGCCCTGCTCATAGGCGCCCTTTCAGGACTTTATCCTGCTTATAGAGCTTCAAAAATGAGCCCTATGGAGGCTTTGAAGCATGCCTGA
- a CDS encoding ABC transporter ATP-binding protein, protein MQVENLSKTYSQGKIPVHALRCACITVRKGELLAIMGPSGSGKSTLLALIGTLEKATDGKIILDGTDLTSVPEKLLPRVRREKIGFIFQHYNLIPTLSALENVELAMRFSRVPKKERKERAKILLEDLGLGDRLNHKPTELSGGEQQRVSIARALANKPALILADEPTGEVDSKTRDSIVRVFKELSQKGQTILVVTHDPEVAKECSRVLRITDGTIKDY, encoded by the coding sequence ATGCAGGTCGAAAACCTTTCCAAGACCTACTCGCAGGGTAAAATTCCTGTCCATGCCCTTCGCTGTGCCTGTATAACCGTAAGGAAAGGAGAGCTTCTTGCCATCATGGGCCCATCGGGTTCAGGGAAATCAACCCTCCTTGCTTTGATAGGCACGCTTGAGAAAGCCACTGACGGAAAGATTATCCTTGACGGGACAGACCTTACCTCAGTGCCCGAAAAGCTGCTTCCGAGAGTGAGAAGAGAGAAAATAGGTTTTATTTTCCAGCACTATAACCTGATCCCTACACTCTCAGCCCTTGAAAATGTGGAACTTGCCATGCGTTTTTCCAGGGTACCAAAAAAAGAGAGAAAAGAAAGGGCAAAAATTCTGCTTGAAGATCTTGGCCTGGGAGACCGTCTTAATCATAAACCCACAGAGCTGTCCGGCGGAGAGCAGCAGCGGGTTTCTATTGCCAGAGCACTCGCGAATAAACCTGCCCTGATTCTGGCTGACGAACCTACAGGCGAGGTGGACAGCAAAACCCGGGACTCCATTGTGCGGGTTTTCAAGGAATTGAGCCAGAAGGGACAGACAATTCTTGTAGTAACTCATGACCCAGAGGTTGCAAAGGAGTGTTCAAGGGTACTCAGAATTACGGACGGCACAATTAAAGATTATTAG
- the pyrH gene encoding UMP kinase translates to MLIVLSLGGSILAKDLDSDRFLKYAKVLRDISKKHTLLVVTGGGEAARNYISAARAMGADEVTCDYIGIEITRLNARLLIAALGPNAYPEIPSNYLEASKAMTSGKVVVMGGVTPGQTTDAVAAILAEYLRADLLTIATSIDGVYSSDPNYDPSAVKYDKISPEKLINIVMAIEMKAGSKSPVDPVAAKIIERCKLDALVMDARNPDLLGEILDGEAAKKSPVSCGTWITAKK, encoded by the coding sequence ATGCTCATAGTACTCTCATTAGGCGGTTCAATTCTCGCAAAAGATCTTGATTCGGATCGTTTTTTAAAATATGCAAAAGTACTGCGCGACATATCGAAAAAACATACACTACTTGTAGTAACTGGCGGGGGAGAAGCAGCACGAAACTACATAAGTGCTGCACGGGCCATGGGGGCAGATGAAGTAACCTGCGACTACATAGGCATAGAGATCACTCGCCTGAACGCAAGGCTGCTTATTGCAGCTCTCGGACCCAATGCGTATCCTGAAATTCCTTCAAACTACCTTGAAGCCTCAAAGGCCATGACTTCAGGTAAAGTTGTGGTAATGGGAGGAGTCACACCCGGCCAGACAACTGATGCCGTTGCTGCAATCCTTGCAGAATATCTGCGTGCGGACCTTTTGACAATTGCAACCTCGATTGACGGGGTTTATTCTTCAGATCCTAATTATGACCCTAGTGCAGTCAAATATGATAAAATCTCTCCTGAAAAACTCATAAACATAGTAATGGCTATAGAGATGAAAGCAGGTTCGAAATCACCTGTGGACCCCGTGGCTGCAAAGATTATAGAGCGCTGCAAGCTCGACGCCCTCGTCATGGACGCCAGAAATCCTGATCTGCTTGGAGAAATTCTGGACGGAGAAGCAGCAAAAAAATCTCCCGTCTCCTGCGGAACCTGGATTACAGCAAAAAAATAA
- a CDS encoding ribose 1,5-bisphosphate isomerase, giving the protein MEKVKETAEKIRTMEIRGAGRIAKAAAEAIRDYAAQLEVTSIEEFAARISEVSSYLISTRPTAVSLPNAVKLASRYSSENVEEARQEVIENANAFIEKADKALGRIGKIGSRRVMDGDVIMTHCNSHAALSIITTAFEDGKDISVISTESRPRCQGLLTIRHLNNFGIPTTLIVDSAVRYYMKDVDKVIVGADAIATNGALVNKIGTSQLALAAHEARKSFMVAAETFKFSPSTIVGNPIEIEERAIDEIVDPSILKELSHVQVRNPAFDFTPAEYIDMIVTDIGIIPPAMAYTVIKEHLGWEFGEL; this is encoded by the coding sequence ATGGAGAAAGTTAAGGAAACTGCAGAAAAAATCCGGACAATGGAAATCCGGGGTGCAGGCAGGATTGCAAAAGCTGCGGCTGAAGCCATCAGGGATTATGCTGCACAACTTGAGGTTACTTCAATTGAGGAATTTGCAGCCAGAATAAGTGAAGTCTCCAGTTATCTTATCAGTACCCGACCTACAGCCGTATCCCTCCCTAACGCCGTAAAACTAGCTTCCAGATACTCCTCGGAGAATGTAGAGGAAGCCAGACAGGAGGTTATCGAAAACGCAAATGCCTTTATTGAGAAGGCAGATAAAGCCCTTGGAAGAATTGGAAAAATAGGGTCAAGGAGGGTTATGGACGGGGATGTAATAATGACCCACTGCAACTCACATGCTGCACTTTCCATAATTACCACAGCCTTTGAAGACGGAAAAGACATTTCGGTAATTTCAACCGAAAGCCGCCCCAGATGCCAAGGCTTACTGACAATCCGACATCTTAACAACTTTGGCATCCCCACAACCCTGATTGTGGACTCTGCTGTACGCTACTATATGAAAGATGTGGATAAGGTAATAGTCGGCGCTGATGCGATTGCGACAAACGGGGCTCTCGTAAACAAAATAGGGACTTCTCAGCTTGCTCTTGCCGCTCATGAAGCCAGAAAGAGTTTCATGGTGGCTGCCGAGACTTTCAAATTCAGCCCGAGCACGATAGTCGGAAATCCCATAGAAATCGAAGAAAGAGCTATAGATGAAATCGTAGACCCTTCAATCCTGAAAGAGCTTTCTCACGTGCAGGTAAGAAATCCGGCTTTTGACTTCACCCCCGCCGAGTATATCGACATGATAGTTACTGATATAGGGATCATCCCGCCTGCGATGGCTTATACTGTAATAAAAGAGCATCTTGGCTGGGAGTTTGGAGAACTTTAA
- a CDS encoding MBL fold metallo-hydrolase, producing the protein MKKLKKVILYLLSFLLLLGVVITLFINIDPAFGGNPTKEQKETYQHLSNYVDGKFINEDPTELVINSSNASSMDEDSASESKDRNPTSPIPVSVIDWNKIKSENDSLTWFGHSAFLLSIDNKKLLIDPMLSLIASPVSFVGVKRYEYSEDIMLHLIDEMPPIDAVFITHDHYDHLDYQSVVKLKSKVSHFFVPLGVSAHLIRWGVPEENITELNWLEETEYQGLTVALTPARHFSGRDPFNIDTTLWGGWVILGNNTRLYTSGDTGYDSHFKEIGKEYGPFDITLIEGGQYDRRWSDIHMIPEQSVQANLDVNGKTMMLMHWGAFTLANHGWKEPIERALKEAKNREVSIIAPKIGETVLLDSDLHMPPTSWWNF; encoded by the coding sequence ATGAAAAAGCTTAAAAAAGTGATATTATATTTACTCAGTTTTTTGCTTCTATTGGGCGTTGTTATTACATTGTTTATAAACATAGACCCAGCTTTCGGTGGGAATCCAACGAAAGAACAAAAAGAAACATATCAACATTTAAGTAATTATGTTGATGGGAAATTTATTAATGAGGATCCTACAGAGTTGGTCATAAATTCCTCAAACGCTTCATCAATGGATGAAGATTCTGCTTCAGAGTCTAAAGACCGCAATCCGACGAGTCCAATTCCTGTTTCTGTCATTGACTGGAACAAAATTAAAAGTGAAAATGATAGTTTGACCTGGTTTGGACACTCTGCTTTTCTGCTTAGCATTGATAATAAAAAGTTATTGATAGACCCTATGCTAAGTCTTATTGCCTCACCGGTTTCATTCGTGGGAGTTAAAAGATACGAATATAGTGAAGATATCATGCTGCATCTTATTGATGAAATGCCGCCGATTGATGCAGTTTTTATTACACATGACCACTATGACCACTTAGATTATCAATCTGTTGTAAAGCTAAAGAGTAAAGTATCACATTTCTTTGTTCCTCTTGGGGTTAGTGCTCATTTGATTCGATGGGGTGTTCCAGAAGAAAATATTACGGAACTCAATTGGTTGGAAGAAACGGAGTACCAGGGCTTAACCGTTGCTTTGACACCAGCCAGACATTTCTCTGGAAGAGATCCGTTTAATATCGATACTACCCTCTGGGGTGGATGGGTCATTCTTGGAAACAACACTCGATTATATACCAGCGGAGACACCGGATATGACAGCCATTTTAAGGAAATAGGAAAGGAATACGGGCCTTTTGATATCACCTTAATTGAAGGCGGCCAATATGACCGGAGATGGTCGGATATTCATATGATACCTGAACAATCTGTCCAGGCCAATTTAGATGTAAATGGTAAAACTATGATGTTGATGCATTGGGGAGCATTTACATTAGCTAATCATGGTTGGAAAGAACCAATAGAACGAGCACTTAAAGAGGCAAAAAATAGAGAAGTAAGCATAATTGCCCCGAAAATTGGCGAAACCGTTCTATTAGATTCAGACTTACACATGCCTCCAACTTCATGGTGGAATTTTTGA
- a CDS encoding FmdE family protein has translation MKVGVENLDFNNTDFDTAVKFHGHVCPGLSIGYRVATLAADRFKDRSKDEELVAVVENRSCAVDAIQAINGCTCGKGNLIFKEYGKHVYTFFKRGDKKALRISLKPDVLPQDDKHTALFAKIRAGIASPEEEKEFRASHEAKSQRVLKMPEEKLFGITEIEIEPPEKAIIYPTVICSKCGEGFMEPLGRVKNGEMVCISCFEAKDE, from the coding sequence ATGAAAGTAGGAGTTGAGAACCTGGATTTCAATAATACTGATTTCGATACCGCTGTAAAATTTCACGGACATGTCTGCCCTGGCCTTTCAATAGGATACAGAGTGGCTACTCTGGCTGCAGACCGTTTCAAAGACAGAAGCAAGGACGAAGAACTTGTTGCAGTTGTGGAAAACAGGTCCTGTGCAGTGGATGCAATTCAGGCAATCAACGGCTGCACATGCGGAAAAGGAAATCTTATTTTTAAAGAATACGGGAAGCACGTGTATACATTTTTCAAGAGAGGGGATAAAAAAGCCCTGAGAATTTCCCTGAAACCTGATGTCCTCCCCCAGGACGATAAACACACAGCGCTCTTTGCAAAAATTAGGGCAGGTATTGCAAGCCCTGAAGAGGAAAAAGAGTTCAGGGCTTCGCACGAAGCAAAAAGCCAGAGAGTACTGAAAATGCCAGAAGAGAAACTTTTCGGGATTACTGAAATTGAAATCGAGCCCCCGGAAAAAGCCATAATCTATCCTACCGTCATATGCAGCAAATGCGGAGAAGGCTTTATGGAACCCCTGGGAAGGGTAAAAAACGGAGAAATGGTCTGTATCTCCTGTTTTGAGGCAAAAGATGAATGA
- the tsaA gene encoding tRNA (N6-threonylcarbamoyladenosine(37)-N6)-methyltransferase TrmO, with protein MNENTEPIPKRIEFTPIGYVENDYLEPGYNEEIYEKVSKIVIKKDLEDGLYRVEELEKLYILFYFSKSEGYKLIHRRRYDGEMSGVFASRSPYRPNGIGLTIVELLKVEGNVLYVKGLDAIDGTPVLDIKPYVKELEEKAERSKE; from the coding sequence ATGAATGAAAATACAGAGCCAATTCCCAAAAGGATTGAGTTTACTCCTATAGGCTATGTGGAAAACGACTACCTTGAACCGGGATACAATGAAGAGATTTACGAAAAGGTCTCAAAAATTGTCATTAAGAAAGACCTAGAGGATGGGCTTTACAGAGTAGAGGAACTTGAAAAACTGTATATCCTCTTTTATTTCAGCAAATCAGAAGGATATAAACTGATTCACCGCCGCCGCTATGACGGAGAGATGTCAGGGGTTTTTGCAAGCAGGAGCCCATACCGCCCTAACGGGATAGGGCTCACCATTGTAGAGCTCTTAAAGGTAGAGGGCAACGTGCTTTATGTCAAAGGCCTTGATGCCATCGATGGGACCCCTGTGCTAGATATAAAACCTTACGTAAAAGAGCTTGAAGAAAAGGCAGAAAGAAGCAAGGAATGA
- a CDS encoding TetR/AcrR family transcriptional regulator has translation MKEQVKDKKTAIMDAALKLFTERGFHGTSTAQISKDAGVATGTLFNYFPTKEDLINNLYFEIKGELSRSMGKGIEAQSTFKDKLRKIWSNLVKWGVDNQEEFLFVGQFCTSPYITKFTREEVTKEYVFLHDLVKEGIANGEIRDFSEELTISMFYQASRTVVNFILDSDSSLDENKVLEDGFQIIWRGLAKE, from the coding sequence ATGAAAGAACAGGTCAAAGACAAAAAAACAGCAATTATGGATGCTGCCCTGAAGCTCTTCACTGAAAGAGGTTTTCATGGTACCTCCACTGCACAAATCTCAAAAGATGCAGGTGTAGCCACAGGCACCCTTTTCAATTACTTTCCCACAAAGGAAGACCTTATAAATAACCTGTATTTTGAGATTAAAGGAGAGTTAAGCCGCAGTATGGGAAAGGGAATTGAGGCACAGAGTACCTTCAAGGATAAGTTAAGAAAAATATGGTCAAATTTAGTCAAATGGGGAGTAGACAATCAGGAAGAATTCCTTTTTGTCGGACAATTTTGCACATCCCCCTATATCACAAAGTTTACGCGTGAAGAAGTAACTAAAGAGTATGTCTTTCTTCATGATCTTGTGAAGGAAGGAATAGCAAATGGCGAGATCAGAGATTTTTCTGAGGAACTGACCATTTCAATGTTCTATCAGGCCAGCAGGACGGTAGTGAACTTTATCCTTGATTCAGATTCTTCGCTAGATGAAAATAAAGTTTTGGAGGATGGATTCCAGATTATCTGGAGAGGTCTGGCTAAAGAATAA